From a single Bacillus sp. 2205SS5-2 genomic region:
- a CDS encoding YlbG family protein yields the protein MLTERQGIVVWLYNLKHAKTLRRFGHVHYVSKKLKYVVIYCDRESVESVMDKLSHYSYVKKVEPSFKPYINTEYENSKPDKAKEYDYKIGL from the coding sequence ATGTTGACTGAAAGACAAGGAATCGTTGTTTGGTTATATAATTTAAAACATGCCAAAACGCTGAGAAGATTTGGTCATGTTCATTATGTATCTAAAAAATTAAAGTATGTAGTCATTTATTGTGATCGGGAAAGCGTAGAAAGTGTGATGGATAAACTTTCACATTATTCCTATGTAAAAAAAGTAGAACCATCTTTCAAACCGTATATTAATACAGAATATGAAAATTCCAAGCCAGATAAAGCAAAGGAATATGATTATAAAATAGGACTGTAA
- a CDS encoding DUF7147 family protein: MIQRFIELGEGYSDIYELIELTKANQHRVQHLLALHTIVNNRAVCSLVTILKPTIEGEFQPLYTCREGIPSPHELQNKRFQLFEELSQEIGKHIIELEVKSSTQFAETELFYQYLIGILRLNHYLSPLK, translated from the coding sequence TTGATTCAACGTTTTATTGAGTTAGGAGAAGGTTATTCAGATATATATGAGTTAATTGAATTAACAAAAGCCAATCAACACCGCGTTCAGCACTTACTTGCACTTCATACCATCGTAAATAACCGGGCGGTATGTTCGTTAGTGACCATCTTAAAGCCCACGATTGAAGGTGAATTCCAGCCACTATATACATGTCGTGAAGGCATTCCAAGTCCTCATGAGTTACAAAATAAACGATTTCAATTATTTGAAGAATTATCACAAGAGATCGGTAAACACATTATCGAATTAGAAGTTAAGTCGTCTACTCAGTTTGCTGAGACAGAGTTATTCTATCAATATCTAATCGGAATTTTACGACTTAATCATTACTTATCTCCATTAAAATAA